A stretch of the Panicum virgatum strain AP13 chromosome 9N, P.virgatum_v5, whole genome shotgun sequence genome encodes the following:
- the LOC120687624 gene encoding uncharacterized protein LOC120687624 encodes MALANLAAVLVLAVVVCAFAAAPTAANYSGGAPAQESCPTQIQYFTNCLAHDEIREQCCTVVDDHKCLCLLKREVEVPCSLHRHHQRKCGPIAGPAPAKVKLAELQHLPCFKDLKC; translated from the coding sequence ATGGCGCTGGCGAACCTCGCTGCCGTGCTCGTCCTCGCCGTCGTGGTctgcgccttcgccgccgcgccaaCTGCCGCGAATTACTCAGGCGGCGCGCCCGCACAGGAGAGCTGCCCGACGCAAATCCAGTACTTCACCAACTGCCTGGCCCATGACGAGATCCGCGAGCAGTGCTGTACCGTGGTCGACGACCACAAGTGCCTCTGCCTGCTTAAGCGGGAGGTGGAGGTGCCCTGCAGCCTGCACCGCCACCACCAACGCAAATGCGGCCCGATCGCAGGGCCTGCCCCTGCCAAGGTGAAGCTGGCCGAGCTGCAGCACCTCCCGTGCTTCAAGGACCTCAAGTGCTAA